Below is a window of Alphaproteobacteria bacterium DNA.
TAAACCCAGGGTTAGAATAACTTTTAGCGCTTTGGGTCAATTTAAAAATTTAACACCTAAAAAAATTCACTCTCGATCGGAAAAACTGCTTCCCTTCACACTAGAGGGAGAAATTTAATTTTCTATCGCGGATTTTGGGTATGTGGTTGAAATTTAACCACCATAATTTTGCTGTATTATTCTATATCAAATGGTTATTAGATTTTTTTGGGGAAATTTTTGAAATTCTTGTCTGGAAATTTTACAAAATAAATTCTGCTAAGGAATGATTAACTTACCCCACTAAATCAAAAACAATTGGAACACGCACGGAAGCGATGATAAAATTCTTACCCTGTTTTGCTGGACAAAACTTCCAGCCCCTCACCGTTTCAATGGCAGCTTCATCTAGGATTCGGTGACCGCTCCCGCAAGCCACCTTAACACTTTTCGTTTTTCCACGCGGGCAAACAATCACTTCCAAAACTACCTTCCCTTGCCATCCCTTCTTACGCGCCAACCGGGGGTAAGCTGGCTTTGGCGTTTTTGGGTTCCCCAAAAAAAATTGAGGAGGCGTGATCGCTTCTTCTATAATCTGTTTTCCAGTTTCGTAAAATGCATCCCTTGTTGGCTCAGGCCCTTTTGATAATAACGTATTTTTCTGTCTGTTTTTTTTCGGTACCCCAGTAGAGTTCTTGAGTACAGTCGTTTCCTCTATACCCTTAGATTGGGTGCTAAACACAATCTCAAATTGAGTTAGAATAGGTGTCTCCTGTAGAGACAGAAATATCCCGCCCCCCAAAACGACGCCATGAAATATAACTGATCCTAAATATGGCCAGACACGCATCAAAACTTTACTCCCATACCGG
It encodes the following:
- a CDS encoding energy transducer TonB; translation: MRVWPYLGSVIFHGVVLGGGIFLSLQETPILTQFEIVFSTQSKGIEETTVLKNSTGVPKKNRQKNTLLSKGPEPTRDAFYETGKQIIEEAITPPQFFLGNPKTPKPAYPRLARKKGWQGKVVLEVIVCPRGKTKSVKVACGSGHRILDEAAIETVRGWKFCPAKQGKNFIIASVRVPIVFDLVG